CATTGTGCTGGCGGTCATCGCCTTGGCCGGAACGGCGGCGCTTGTCGCGGTGATGAAGATGGGGCATGCGGAAAAACAAGGGGCGCCAAGCGCCGATGAACTAGCGGAACGATCGATCGACATTCCGGAAATGACCACCAATTTAGCGGACGGGCGTTATATTAAAATCTCATTTAAAATTGAAACAGACAGCGATCAAGGAAAAGAAGAGGCGGAGAAACGCGATTTTCAGATGAAAGACGTGATCATCGAGCAACTTTCGCAGATGAAAGCGGCCGACTTTAAAGGAAAAGAAGGGCTGACGGCGCTGAAAGAGCGGCTGAAGCGCGAGATCAACGGATTGATGCAAGAAGGGAGAGTGGAGAACGTCTACATTACCTCTTTTATCCTCCAGTAGCCCTGTCATTGGAAGGGGGGAAGATGAAATGACGGCCGGGGAAGTATTGTCGCAAAGCGAAATTGACGCGTTGCTCGCTGCGCTTTCTGCAGGGGAGATGAGCGCGGAGGAGCTGAAAAAAGAGGAGGAAGGCCGACGCGTCAAAACGTATGATTTCCGGCGGGCGCTCCGGTTTTCCAAAGATCAAATCCGCAGCCTGACGCGCATTCATGAGAATTTCGCCCGTCTGCTGACAACGTTTTTTTCCGCCCAGTTGCGCACATATGTGCAAATTTCGGTCGCATCGGCCGACCAAATTCCATACGAAGAATTTGTCCGCTCCATCCCAAAAATGACGATCATCAATGTCTTTGAGGTGCCGCCGCTTGGCGGGCATGTCCTTTTGGAAGTCAACCCGAACATCGCTTACGCCATGCTTGACCGGGTGATGGGCGGGCGCGGCGTCGGCATGGATAAAGTGGAGCATTTGACTGAGATTGAAACACGCATCATGTCCAATTTGTTTGACAAGGCGTTTGTCCATTGGCGCGACGCTTGGGAATCGGTGGCGGAAGTCGACCCGCTCTTTGTCGATTTTGAAGTCAATCCGCAGTTTTTGCGCATGATTGCGCCGAACGACACCGTCGTCGTCATTTCGCTCAACACGCAAATCGGCGAAGCGCGCGGCATGATGAATGTGTGCATTCCGCATGTCGTCTTGGAGCCGATTATGCCGCGGCTGTCGGTGCATTACTGGATGCAGGCGCAAAAAAAGGAGCGTTCCCCCGAGGAAGCGAAACGGATCGAACAGCGCATCCGCGCGGCAAAATTGCCGATTATCGCTGAACTGGGAACGGCGGTCATCACGGTCAATGAATTTCTTCAACTCGAGGCCGGCGACGTCATTCAGCTCGAGCAGTCGATTCATGAGCCGCTCGTGGTCAAAATCGGCCATATTCCAAAGTTTATCGGCCAGCCGGGGAAGCGGAACAAAAAGCTGGCGGTGCAAATTTTAGCGATGATCGAGGGGGACGAAGACGACCATGATGAATGATGGGATGTTGTCGCAAGATGAAATCGATGCTTTACTGCGCGGAATGGACAATAGCGATCACGTTCCGGCGCTCCACGATATTTTCACCCCGCTCGAGCAAGATGCCCTTGGGGAAATTGGCAATATTTCATTCGGCAGTTCGGCCACTGCACTGTCGATGTTATTGAACCAAAAGGTGGAAATTACGACGCCAAGCGTGTCCATGATCGAGCGCACAAGCGTCGCTGATGAATTTCCGCAGCCATATGTCGCCATCCAAGTCAACTATACGGAAGGGCTGCTCGGGACAAATTTGTTGGTCATTAAACAGAAAGACGCGGCGATTATCGCTGATTTAATGCTTGGCGGCGACGGAACGGCGGCCGATGGTCCGCTCGGAGAGATTCAGCTGAGCGCTGTTCAAGAAGCGATGAACCAAATGATGGGCTCAGCGGCGACGTCGATGTCGACCGTCTTTGGCAAGCGGGTTGATATTTCCCCGCCGACGCTCCACCTGCTTGATTTGGCGGAAGGAAAAGGGATGGAATATTTGCCGGACGAAGATTTTCTCATTAAAGTGTCATTTCGGCTGAAAATCGGCGAGTTGATCGACTCAAGCATTATGCAGCTGCTGCCGGTCGATTTCGCGAAAGAATTGGTTGCCCAATTGCTCGGCTCGCCGCTTGAGGAGCCGGGGGCTGCGGAAGTTAACCTCAAGTCGTCGGCGGACGCGCGGCCGTT
Above is a window of Geobacillus thermoleovorans DNA encoding:
- the fliM gene encoding flagellar motor switch protein FliM, whose translation is MTAGEVLSQSEIDALLAALSAGEMSAEELKKEEEGRRVKTYDFRRALRFSKDQIRSLTRIHENFARLLTTFFSAQLRTYVQISVASADQIPYEEFVRSIPKMTIINVFEVPPLGGHVLLEVNPNIAYAMLDRVMGGRGVGMDKVEHLTEIETRIMSNLFDKAFVHWRDAWESVAEVDPLFVDFEVNPQFLRMIAPNDTVVVISLNTQIGEARGMMNVCIPHVVLEPIMPRLSVHYWMQAQKKERSPEEAKRIEQRIRAAKLPIIAELGTAVITVNEFLQLEAGDVIQLEQSIHEPLVVKIGHIPKFIGQPGKRNKKLAVQILAMIEGDEDDHDE
- the fliL gene encoding flagellar basal body-associated protein FliL, whose translation is MKGNKAIKTMIIVLAVIALAGTAALVAVMKMGHAEKQGAPSADELAERSIDIPEMTTNLADGRYIKISFKIETDSDQGKEEAEKRDFQMKDVIIEQLSQMKAADFKGKEGLTALKERLKREINGLMQEGRVENVYITSFILQ
- the fliY gene encoding flagellar motor switch phosphatase FliY, with the translated sequence MMNDGMLSQDEIDALLRGMDNSDHVPALHDIFTPLEQDALGEIGNISFGSSATALSMLLNQKVEITTPSVSMIERTSVADEFPQPYVAIQVNYTEGLLGTNLLVIKQKDAAIIADLMLGGDGTAADGPLGEIQLSAVQEAMNQMMGSAATSMSTVFGKRVDISPPTLHLLDLAEGKGMEYLPDEDFLIKVSFRLKIGELIDSSIMQLLPVDFAKELVAQLLGSPLEEPGAAEVNLKSSADARPFSEPQPVPTYAQANGGAAVSEAASRSTDEPSAGRADKDRDGATARHIQTADFVEFDAPPLAATEARNLELLFDVPLQVTVELGRTKRSVQEILQLSTGSIIELDKLAGEPVDVFVNNKLIAKGEVVVIDENFGVRITDIISQSDRLTRLK